DNA from Serinibacter salmoneus:
GAACGCGATCTTCGCGAGCTCCGCCGGCTGGAAGGAGAACCCGCCGATCCCGATCCACAGCCGCGACCCGTTGATCTCGCGACCGATCCCGGGCGCCAGGGGCAGGAGGAGGAGCACGAGGCCGGCCACGAGGGAGGTCCAGGTGTAACGCCGCAGCGTGCGGTGGTCACGCAGCAGGATCAGCACCGCGAACCCGCACACGGCCCCGACCACCATCCACATCATGTGCCGCGAAGGGTCCACGTCCCAGCCCGGCACGTTCACCCGGTTGTTCAGCGTGATGTGCACGCGGGTGATCATCGTCAGGCCGATGCCGTTGAGCGCCACCACCACCGGCAGCAGCACAGGATCGGCGTACGGGGCACGCCAGCGCAGCACGAGGTGCCCGGCCAGGCCGAGCCCGGCCAGCAGGAGCGCGTAGGTGAGGAGGTAGTCGGGCACCTGACCGTCCAGGGCCAGCCCGACCTGCCAGGTGCCGTAGACCCCGATCGCCACCGCGGGCAGCAGGAGCGCCAGTTCGGTCCACCGCCCCGTGCGGGGGGTGATCTGCATGACGGTCGCCATCAGCCCTCCCCGCTCTGGTCCTGGGCCTGGTCCTGTTCCTGCTCCTGGGCCTGCTCCCGCAGGCTCTCCACCACGGCGCGTGCCTCGGCCAGGGTGGCGTCACCGGAGGTGATGCCGTCCTGCAGTCGGGTGCGAGCAAAGGAGGGCAGATCCTCCAGGCGGATGTCGGTCTCCTCCAGCACCTCGTTCAGGATCATCGGACCGACCTCCTGCGGGATGCCGCGGTAGATCGCCACCGACCCCTGCGACTCCCCCACGAAGTACTGCGTCTGGGTCCAGGAGTACCCCAGGAACCCGGCCACGACGAGCGCGACCAGCAGCACGGCCGCGATGATCGCCTGCCACCATCGGCGCCGGCGGCGAGCCGGATCGCGCCGGGGCGCCGCGTCGTCCGCCGCTGCGGGGCGCGCCAGGAGGGCGGCGGCGCGTCCGGCCGCACCACCCACACCCTTGGAGGGCTTGAGCCAGTGCTCGGTGGCGGCACCGACCACCTGCGGGGTCGTCTCGGGTGCGCGCCCGTCCTTCACGTCGTCCAGTTCGACCACGTCAGCCAACACGACGGTGACGTTGTCCGGACCGCCGGCGCGCAACGCGAGGTCCACCAGGTCGTCCGCGCACTGCCCCGGATCGACCACCGAGGTCAGCACGTCCTCGATCGTCTCCGCGCTGACGTAGGACGACAGCCCGTCCGAGCACAACAGGAACCGGTCACCCGCGCGCAACTCCCGCAGTGACTCGTCCAGGTCCACGCCCAGGTCGTGGTCACCCAGCACCCGCATCACCACCGAGCGGTGGGGATGCTGCTCGGCCTCCTCCGGGTCGAGTTGTCCGAGGTCCACCAGGTGCTGCACGTAGGTGTGGTCGGTGGTCAGCCGGGTGACCTCACCCGCGCGCACCAGGTAGGCGCGGGAGTCACCGATGTGCGCCATCGCGAGCCGCTTACCGGAGCGCAGCGCGGCGATCACGGTGGAGCCGAGTCCCTGCAGTTCAGGGTCCGCGAGCGCCTTGGTGCGCAGCTCCGTGTAGGCCTCCGCGACGGCATCACGCAGCAGGGCGAGCAGGTCCCCCGCGTGGGACTCGCCGTCGAGCGGTGCGAGGTGGGCGATCGCGATGGAGGAGGCGACGTCACCGCCCTGCGGGCCACCCATGCCGTCGGCGAGGACCAGCAGGTGCGGCCCGGCGTACCCGGAGTCCTGGTTGGTCTCACGCAACAACCCGACGTCGGAGCGCGCGGCATAGGAGAAGGCCAGGACCACTAGAGCCTCAGTTCCAGCACGGTCTTGCCGACCCGCAGCGGCATGTTCAGGTCCATGGGGACCGCATCGCCCACCCGCTCCTCACCGAGCCAGGTCCCATTGGTGGAGCCGAGGTCCTCCACGAACCAGCGGCCGTCGTGGGGGAAGATCCGGGCGTGCCTGCCGGAGGCGTAGTCGTCGTCGACCACGAGCGTGCAGGAGGGGGCGCGGCCGATGAGGACCGCGGACGTGCTCAGGCTGAGCTGGGTGCCGCGCAGTGGGCCCTCCAGCACCAGCAGCGTCACCGGGACGGAGCGTGCGGAGGGCTCCTCGCCGTCTGCCTCCACCGCCACCGGTGGGGAACGCCGGCGCAGTCCCTTCTTGCCCGCCGTACGAGCCGCCACGCGCGTGCCGAAGACGTCTCGGCGCAGCGCGTTGATGCACCACAACACCAGGAGCCACAGGAGCACGAGATAGCTCAGGCGCAGCAGTGAGAGGACCAGTTCGCTCACGCGATTGCGTCCCGGCCGGTGTAGAACATGAAGCGGGTGCGGCCGAACGTCACAGTATTGCCGTTCACGAGAGTGGCAGCCGTGATGCGGTTGCCCTCCACGAAGGTCCCGTTCGTGGAGCCGAGATCGGTCAGGATGACCCCGCGCGGGGTGCGGCGCAACTCGAGGTGACGACGGGAGACGCCCGTGTCGTCCACCACGATGTCCGCCTCCGCTCCGCGGCCCAGGACGGTGACATCGCTGGTCAGCACGTACCGCGCGCCGTCGATGTCGATCACGGGCAGCGGCTCGGGCGCGCGGGGCGCGGGCGCGGCGGCCCCGCCCGGCGTGGATGCGGCGGCCTCGGGCGAACCCTCGGACCGCTTGGTGGAGGAACGCACGCGGAAACGTCCGGTCTCCAACTCCCCCTCGGCGGCGAACTGCACCGACAGCGGACCCACGATGGAGTAACCCTGCTCGCGCGCGTAGTCCGCCGCGGAGGACACGATCTCCTGGGCGAGGGCGTCAGACCCCCACTCCTCCACGCGCTCGTAGTCGCTCTCACCGAGCTCGACCTCGAACACGTTCGGGACCACGGTGCGGCCCTGACTGAACGCGGCCGCGCGGTCGTCCATGTCGCGGTGGATGGCGCTGGCGATCTCGACGGGCTTCACCTCGGACTTGAAGGCCTTGGCGAAGGCGCCCGAGACCACGCGCTCCACGCCCTTCTCGAACCTGTCCATCACGCCCATCGCACGCCTCCTTCCGTTCGGCCTCCTCGCGCCACGAGGTCACCTCGTGGCGCACGTCACGACTCCCGGACCATGGTAACGGCGAGATCACGTGGGGGAGGTGCCGGTGGTGGGGAGGTGTCGTGAGCGATTCGGCCGACGCCGCCGGGCCGTGGTAGAGTCCTCGAGGTTGAGCGACGGGAGTCGCGCAGCAACGCGCAAGTGGCGGAATAGGCAGACGCGCACGGTTCAGGTCCGTGTGCCCGAAAGGGCGTGGGGGTTCAACTCCCCCCTTGCGCACCACACACGAACGGCGGAATCCCAACGAAAACTGGGGTTCCGCCGTCGTCATTCCCGGGGTGATGTACCAATCCGATGTACCAAACCCACTCCACGGCAAGTGAGTACACCT
Protein-coding regions in this window:
- a CDS encoding PP2C family protein-serine/threonine phosphatase, which encodes MVLAFSYAARSDVGLLRETNQDSGYAGPHLLVLADGMGGPQGGDVASSIAIAHLAPLDGESHAGDLLALLRDAVAEAYTELRTKALADPELQGLGSTVIAALRSGKRLAMAHIGDSRAYLVRAGEVTRLTTDHTYVQHLVDLGQLDPEEAEQHPHRSVVMRVLGDHDLGVDLDESLRELRAGDRFLLCSDGLSSYVSAETIEDVLTSVVDPGQCADDLVDLALRAGGPDNVTVVLADVVELDDVKDGRAPETTPQVVGAATEHWLKPSKGVGGAAGRAAALLARPAAADDAAPRRDPARRRRRWWQAIIAAVLLVALVVAGFLGYSWTQTQYFVGESQGSVAIYRGIPQEVGPMILNEVLEETDIRLEDLPSFARTRLQDGITSGDATLAEARAVVESLREQAQEQEQDQAQDQSGEG
- a CDS encoding FHA domain-containing protein FhaB/FipA, whose product is MSELVLSLLRLSYLVLLWLLVLWCINALRRDVFGTRVAARTAGKKGLRRRSPPVAVEADGEEPSARSVPVTLLVLEGPLRGTQLSLSTSAVLIGRAPSCTLVVDDDYASGRHARIFPHDGRWFVEDLGSTNGTWLGEERVGDAVPMDLNMPLRVGKTVLELRL
- a CDS encoding FhaA domain-containing protein, translated to MGVMDRFEKGVERVVSGAFAKAFKSEVKPVEIASAIHRDMDDRAAAFSQGRTVVPNVFEVELGESDYERVEEWGSDALAQEIVSSAADYAREQGYSIVGPLSVQFAAEGELETGRFRVRSSTKRSEGSPEAAASTPGGAAAPAPRAPEPLPVIDIDGARYVLTSDVTVLGRGAEADIVVDDTGVSRRHLELRRTPRGVILTDLGSTNGTFVEGNRITAATLVNGNTVTFGRTRFMFYTGRDAIA